In Arctopsyche grandis isolate Sample6627 chromosome 13, ASM5162203v2, whole genome shotgun sequence, one DNA window encodes the following:
- the LOC143921554 gene encoding CLIP domain-containing serine protease HP8-like, giving the protein MLLLVKVSILISVLSIIKKRDVSISVRIGNECQTPDKYPGECIELEKCDDLLEKLKKSSNFNANSLKPYHCGFNGLKPKVCCPVRLMDQSTASEMTTTISPTIINNDDFWLTLPADVSQHPKLYLLPTDCGYSDADRIYGGNKTGVYEYPWMALLLYRSC; this is encoded by the exons ATGCTACTACTGGTAAAGGTGTCGATTTTAATAAGCGTTCTATCAATCATCAAGAAACGTGACGTCAGTATATCAGTTC GTATCGGAAATGAATGCCAAACACCCGACAAATATCCTGGCGAATGCATTGAGCTGGAAAAGTGCGACGACTTGTTggagaaattgaaaaaatcttcaaatttcAACGCAAACTCTTTGAAACCGTATCATTGCGGCTTCAATGGACTTAAACCCAag GTATGCTGTCCAGTAAGATTGATGGATCAGTCGACGGCTTCCGAGATGACTACCACCATTTCTCCAACGATAATTAACAATGATGACTTTTGGCTCACTTTACCAGCTGACGTTAGCCAACATCCAAAATTATATTTGCTCCCTACCGACTGTGGATATTCCGATGCGGATCGCATCTACGGTGGGAATAAAACTGGAGTTTACGAGTATCCATGGATGGCACTGCTCCTTTATAGATCGTGTTAG
- the tst gene encoding superkiller complex helicase subunit twister: MTIKIVDFEDTSLQTPTWLDDEDLPPVAIDELQDSVVNLLIPAKLSNYEEKKTTKIWQRKVDLKTLFVHQNVLVHYSLKSVKHPQNDEIIGWTEKVDIENGKTDDLSMKRPPLPPQLASRGNPARIPFLPSNFAVEKVERITEAHANEKSFMGQRWLSRIAKLNIGLDFIEETEYSEPMFDDNLNIANSKTNRPQLNLRSGSNRNSLSLDEDPLIGMWGESDGKSQLQAAVVDEKDNSYILDKKALEDEIMVDLPKAPVLSISTHKPVVKSTVTEWVEIMDTSRPVEDFEKKVPNMAHKFPFELDTFQKLAILKLEEQAHVFVAAHTSAGKTVVAEYAIALSLKHCTRVVYTSPVKALSNQKYREFTRAFGDVGLITGDIQINTTASCLVMTTEILRSMLYYGADVIRDLEYVIFDEVHYINDTQRGYVWEEVLILLPSHCGIVMLSATVPNTLEFADWVGRTKKRMVYVVSTTKRPVGLCHYLYTGSGGKSKDNRYKIMGPEERFLLTGYTEACKSYLSKKAETFGPKNKFAKGNFRSPNQEKGMWVGLVDHLQRNDKLPVVVFILSRNRCDGVAESLTSLDLTTAKEKSRTHIFIQACLRKLSESDRKLPQVMTLQSLLSQGIGVHHSGILPILKEVVEMLFQLGLVKLLFATETFAVGVNMPARTVIFESITKYDGMNWRTLLPSEYIQMAGRAGRRGLDDTGTVIILCKKEVPASSDLVNMILGKPTKLSSQFRVTYATMLSLLRVTNLSIESMMKNSFREFGVQSKTSTVKIEMQNLSKLLSELERTPNYAFLSQFCEVASQYIQELTDIMPVILMQKTKEILPGKILVVCFEKYAFQLGVLLGYTGNRFEDFKVLVLEFDPNFYMVSPHITNKNLWYAIKSLARTQVYSSAYSNYPNHKVITIKSKHIVALTSAKYKGDCSAVLNDYDTRQHSKTKNTPPSPKCLQAVRELVQLSFTTNIGTTKIEFVNLTKGLKINRGEIMESLNRVAVLEKQLGWMGTPSNHFNFENEFPAVFERKQIEWKYNEMERMLSTEGMSLYPEYQKKLQVLKELRYIDSQQHVAIKGRVACELGKNELMITEIVFRNILTDLGPAEIAALLSCLVVEARIQLKTQQKLDKKLEDRIIEIQYVDQYLSELEKQFDVGTDDPLAQADRLNFGLVQVVYEWAKGKPFCEIINITDVQEGIIVHSIQKLHEVLMNVRDVAKIIGDPILQSKMDEASLAIKRDIVFAASLYTQDDVNLNF; the protein is encoded by the exons ATGACAATCAAAATAGTAGACTTCGAAGATACTAGTCTTCAGACGCCCACG TGGTTAGATGATGAAGATCTACCGCCAGTTGCCATTGACGAATTGCAAGACAGCGTAGTGAATCTTTTAATCCCAGCTAAACTTTCAAATTATGAGGAAAAAAAAACTACCAAAATTTGGCAGAGAAAAGTCGATTTAAAAACACTCTTTGTACATCAAAATGTACTTGTACATTACAGCCTAAag TCTGTAAAGCACCCTCAAAACGATGAGATAATCGGATGGACCGAAAAAGTGGACATCGAAAACGGCAAAACCGACGATCTTAGCATGAAGAGACCTCCGCTGCCGCCCCAATTGGCTTCACGTGGAAACCCTGCAAGAATTCCATTTTTACCTTCAAACTTCGCTGTAGAAAAAGTAGAACGCATCACTGAAGCTCATGCAAATGAAAAATCATTTATGGGACAAC GTTGGCTCTCCAGAATAGCAAAGCTAAATATCGGACTTGATTTTATTGAAGAAACTGAATATTCTGAACCAATGTTCGATGATAACTTAAATATAGCAAATTCTAAAACAAATAGACCTCAATTGAATCTAAGAAGTGGTTCAAATAGAAATTCTTTATCTTTAGATGAAGATCCTTTGATCG GTATGTGGGGTGAATCAGATGGCAAATCACAACTTCAAGCGGCAGTTGTGGATGAGAAAGATAACAGCTATATTCTCGACAAAAAAGCCTTGGAAGATGAAATAATGGTAGACCTACCAAAAGCTCCCGTTTTAAGTATATCGACTCACAAACCAGTTGTCAAATCGACGGTGACGGAATGGGTGGAAATTATGGACACCAGTCGACCCGTcgaagattttgaaaagaaaGTTCCTAATATGGCGCACAAATTCCCGTTCGAACTGGACACCTTCCAAAAATTG gcAATATTGAAGTTAGAAGAGCAAGCGCACGTTTTTGTAGCCGCTCATACTTCTGCAGGGAAAACTGTCGTTGCAGAATATGCTATAGCACTTTCCCTCAAACATTGCACCAG AGTAGTATATACATCGCCCGTAAAGGCATTGTCGAATCAAAAATACCGCGAGTTCACCAGAGCTTTTGGAGACGTCGGACTGATCACGGGTGACATACAAATCAACACAACGGCCAGTTGCTTAGTGATGACCACTGAAATTCTACGATCCATGTTGTACTACGGCGCCGATGTCATCCGAGACTTGGAATACGTCATATTTGATGAAGTACATTACATAAACGACACACAG AGAGGATATGTTTGGGAAGAAGTACTTATATTATTGCCTTCGCATTGCGGTATTGTTATGTTGAGCGCTACTGTACCTAATACCTTAGAGTTCGCCGACTGGGTCGGACGAACCAAGAAACGTATGGTTTATGTAGTTTCAACGACGAAACGCCCTGTCGGTTTATGCCATTATCTTTATACTG GATCTGGAGGTAAATCTAAAGATAATCGATACAAAATTATGGGCCCGGAAGAAAGATTCTTACTAACAGGCTATACTGAAGCTTGTAAATCCTATCTGAGTAAAAAAGCTGAAACTTTCGGACCGAAAAATAAATTTGCCAAgg gtaACTTCCGCAGTCCCAATCAAGAAAAAGGTATGTGGGTTGGACTCGTCGATCATCTTCAACGCAACGATAAACTTCCTGTAGTCGTATTTATCCTTTCTAGAAATAG ATGTGATGGAGTTGCTGAAAGCTTAACATCATTAGATTTAACTACGGCAAAAGAGAAGAGTCGTACACATATCTTCATTCAAGCCTGTTTACGGAAACTGAGTGAATCCGACAGAAAACTACCACAA GTAATGACATTACAAAGCCTCTTATCGCAAGGCATCGGAGTACATCACAGCGGCATTTTACCGATCTTGAAAGAGGTCGTTGAAATGCTCTTCCAACTCGGCCTG GTGAAATTATTATTCGCCACTGAAACATTCGCCGTTGGAGTAAACATGCCAGCCAGGACTGTCATCTTCGAATCCATCACCAAATATGATGGTATGAATTGGCGAACTTTACTGCCGTCTGAATATATTCAAATGGCAGGACGCGCTGGAAGAAGAG GCTTGGACGATACTGGCACTGTAATTATTTTGTGCAAAAAAGAAGTGCCAGCGAGTTCAGATTTGGTCAACATGATCTTGGGAAAACCAACCAAATTGTCATCTCAGTTCCGTGTCACTTATGCTACAATGCTTAGTTTATTAAG aGTGACGAATCTCTCCATAGAAAGTATGATGAAAAATTCGTTCCGGGAATTCGGTGTGCAATCCAAGACGAGCACAGTCAAGATCGAAATGCAAAATTTGAGCAAACTTCTTTCCGAGTTGGAGAGGACTCCGAATTACGCATTCCTGTCCCAATTTTGCGAAGTGGCGTCACAATACATACAAGAGTTGACCGACATCATGCCTGTCATTCTAATGCAAAAAACGAAAGAGATCCTGCCGGGGAAAATATTAGTCGTTTGTTTCGAAAAGTACGCTTTTCAATTGGGAGTTTTATTGGGCTACACCG GAAACCGATTCGAAGACTTCAAAGTGTTGGTTTTGGAGTTCGACCCTAATTTCTATATGGTTTCTCCGCATATCACCAACAAGAATCTATGGTACGCCATTAAAAGCCTCGCTCGCACTCAGGTCTACAGCAGTGCGTATTCCAACTATCCGAACCACAAAGTGATCACGATCAAGTCAAAACACATTGTAGCATTGACCTCGGCCAAGTATAAAGGTGACTGCTCGGCAGTGCTGAACGACTACGACACTCGGCAGCATAGCAAGACTAAAAACACACCACCGAGCCCCAAATGTCTTCAGGCTGTCAGAGAGCTGGTACAGCTGTCGTTCACGACGAACATCGGCACGACCAAAATCGAATTTGTCAACTTGACGAAGGGTCTGAAAATCAACAGGGGTGAAATTATGGAATCGTTGAATCGAGTCGCCGTATTGGAA aaACAATTAGGTTGGATGGGTACTCCAAGCaatcatttcaattttgaaaatgaattcCCGGCAGTATTTGAACGTAAGCAAATAGAATGGAAATacaatgaaatggaaaggatgTTATCTACTGAAGGCATGTCTTTGTATCCTGAATATCAAAAGAAACTACAAGTATTGAAAGAGCTAAg ATACATTGACTCTCAACAACATGTAGCAATCAAAGGCCGCGTCGCATGCGAGCTCGGAAAAAACGAACTGATGATCACCGAAATCGTATTCCGGAACATTCTCACCGATCTCGGACCAGCCGAGATAGCAGCCTTACTCAGCTGCCTCGTCGTCGAAGCCCGGATCCAACTAAAAACCCAACAGAAGCTCGACAAAAAACTCGAAGATCGCATAATCGAGATACAGTACGTCGATCAATATCTTTCGGAATTGGAGAAGCAATTCGATGTGGGTACCGACGATCCACTAGCTCAAGCCGATCGCTTGAACTTCGGCTTGGTCCAGGTCGTGTACGAGTGGGCCAAAGGTAAACCCTTCTGTGAAATTATCAACATAACGGACGTCCAAGAGGGCATCATTGTACACAGCATTCAAAAATTGCACGAG GTGTTGATGAACGTGAGGGATGTTGCGAAGATCATCGGTGATCCCATTTTACAATCGAAGATGGACGAGGCTTCGTTGGCTATCAAAAGAGACATTGTGTTCGCTGCGAGTCTTTACACACAAGATGATGTCAATTTGAACTTTTGA
- the LOC143921552 gene encoding senecionine N-oxygenase-like isoform X3 — MQSCRDRTRIAVIGAGVGGLASLHHITSELPGADVVAFDINSDIGGTWIYNDNVGVDEYGIPLMSSMYKNLRTNLPKNVMEFPDFPIPSYYKTFMKHEEFLTYLRSYGTHFELHKYIKFRHLVTLVKFEDEKWLVTYENLDTKHQTTEIFDYVFVANGHYSEFVIPEYKGLDVFKGTQEHSHNYRTPDRYRNRTVLVIGSGPSGMDISVDVAKVSKKLIISHHNSEPIKSPFPSHYEQRPDVKEFTENSVIFEDGTSEVIDDILYCTGYAYYCPFLDNSCGMKIQRIYMYPLYRHVVNVQHPSMFFIGVPQLCCAVPMMDMQARYAVAAISGKFKLPSKADMIRHMDNDYKGKQKNSYKLARIATHTLGGHEAVYYSEMSEESGIKALPPVFCAIRYSTMETKSNLYTYRNYNYEIVDDEHFIRVYGNGTTDERKTIHDSKICQKVIKNKKKEESSSTTKEDIVKNLTDNFVNNSLINNIKNNSTLSG; from the exons ATGCAGA GTTGTAGAGATAGAACGCGAATTGCCGTGATTGGAGCTGGTGTCGGAGGTTTGGCCTCCTTGCACCACATCACTTCAGAACTTCCAGGAGCAGATGTGGTCGCCTTTGACATCAACTCGGACATTGGAGGCACATGGATATACAACGACAACGTTGGGGTGGACGAATATGGTATTCCTTTGATGTCCAGCATGTACAAAAACCTCAG AACAAATCTCCCCAAAAATGTCATGGAATTTCCAGACTTTCCAATACCCAGTTACTATAAAACATTCATGAAACACGAAGAATTTTTAACTTATTTGCGAAGTTACGGCACACATTTCGAACTTCATAAATATATCAAA tttaGACACCTGGTAACATTGGTGAAATTTGAAGACGAAAAATGGTTAGTAACTTACGAGAACTTGGATACCAAACACCAGACCACGGAAATTTTCGACTATGTATTCGTAGCCAACGGTCACTATAGTGAGTTCGTCATACCAGAATACAAAGGGTTGGATGTTTTCAAAG GAACCCAGGAGCACAGTCATAATTACAGAACTCCAGACCGTTACAGGAACAGAACTGTGCTTGTGATAGGATCTGGACCGTCAGGTATGGACATATCAGTAGACGTGGCCAAAGTAAGCAAAAAGCTTATTATCAGTCACCACAATTCAGAACCGATCAAAAGTCCGTTCCCATCACATTATGAACAAAGACCAGACGTGAAAGAGTTCACTGAAAACTCTGTCATCTTCGAAGATGGCACCAGCGAAGTTATCGATGACATTTTGTACTGTACAG GTTACGCTTATTATTGCCCATTCTTGGACAACAGTTGTGGTATGAAGATCCAGAGGATTTATATGTATCCATTGTACCGCCATGTTGTGAACGTGCAGCATCCTTCTATGTTCTTCATAGGTGTTCCTCAACTGTGTTGCGCCGTGCCAATGATGGACATGCAG GCGAGGTATGCAGTTGCAGCCATTTCAGGAAAATTCAAGCTGCCATCAAAGGCAGACATGATCAGACATATGGATAACGATTATAAAGGAAAACAGAAAAATTCGTATAAACTAGCTCGTATTGCTACTCACACTTTGGGAGGCCATGAG GCCGTGTATTACAGTGAAATGAGTGAGGAGAGCGGTATAAAGGCCCTGCCGCCGGTGTTTTGCGCGATTCGCTACAGCACGATGGAAACGAAGAGCAATCTTTACACGTATAGAAACTATAATTACGAAATCGTCGACGATGAACATTTTATTAGGGTTTATGGCAACGGTACCACAGACGAAAGGAAGACCATTCATGACAGTAAAATATGCCAAAAAGTGATCAAAAACAAGAAAAAGGAAGAATCATCGTCAACGACCAAAGAGGACATCGTTAAAAATTTGACGGATAACTTCGTGAATAATAGtctaattaataatatcaaaaacaaTTCAACATTGAGTGGAtag
- the LOC143921552 gene encoding senecionine N-oxygenase-like isoform X2 — protein MQSKCCRDRTRIAVIGAGVGGLASLHHITSELPGADVVAFDINSDIGGTWIYNDNVGVDEYGIPLMSSMYKNLRTNLPKNVMEFPDFPIPSYYKTFMKHEEFLTYLRSYGTHFELHKYIKFRHLVTLVKFEDEKWLVTYENLDTKHQTTEIFDYVFVANGHYSEFVIPEYKGLDVFKGTQEHSHNYRTPDRYRNRTVLVIGSGPSGMDISVDVAKVSKKLIISHHNSEPIKSPFPSHYEQRPDVKEFTENSVIFEDGTSEVIDDILYCTGYAYYCPFLDNSCGMKIQRIYMYPLYRHVVNVQHPSMFFIGVPQLCCAVPMMDMQARYAVAAISGKFKLPSKADMIRHMDNDYKGKQKNSYKLARIATHTLGGHEAVYYSEMSEESGIKALPPVFCAIRYSTMETKSNLYTYRNYNYEIVDDEHFIRVYGNGTTDERKTIHDSKICQKVIKNKKKEESSSTTKEDIVKNLTDNFVNNSLINNIKNNSTLSG, from the exons ATGCAGAGTAAGT GTTGTAGAGATAGAACGCGAATTGCCGTGATTGGAGCTGGTGTCGGAGGTTTGGCCTCCTTGCACCACATCACTTCAGAACTTCCAGGAGCAGATGTGGTCGCCTTTGACATCAACTCGGACATTGGAGGCACATGGATATACAACGACAACGTTGGGGTGGACGAATATGGTATTCCTTTGATGTCCAGCATGTACAAAAACCTCAG AACAAATCTCCCCAAAAATGTCATGGAATTTCCAGACTTTCCAATACCCAGTTACTATAAAACATTCATGAAACACGAAGAATTTTTAACTTATTTGCGAAGTTACGGCACACATTTCGAACTTCATAAATATATCAAA tttaGACACCTGGTAACATTGGTGAAATTTGAAGACGAAAAATGGTTAGTAACTTACGAGAACTTGGATACCAAACACCAGACCACGGAAATTTTCGACTATGTATTCGTAGCCAACGGTCACTATAGTGAGTTCGTCATACCAGAATACAAAGGGTTGGATGTTTTCAAAG GAACCCAGGAGCACAGTCATAATTACAGAACTCCAGACCGTTACAGGAACAGAACTGTGCTTGTGATAGGATCTGGACCGTCAGGTATGGACATATCAGTAGACGTGGCCAAAGTAAGCAAAAAGCTTATTATCAGTCACCACAATTCAGAACCGATCAAAAGTCCGTTCCCATCACATTATGAACAAAGACCAGACGTGAAAGAGTTCACTGAAAACTCTGTCATCTTCGAAGATGGCACCAGCGAAGTTATCGATGACATTTTGTACTGTACAG GTTACGCTTATTATTGCCCATTCTTGGACAACAGTTGTGGTATGAAGATCCAGAGGATTTATATGTATCCATTGTACCGCCATGTTGTGAACGTGCAGCATCCTTCTATGTTCTTCATAGGTGTTCCTCAACTGTGTTGCGCCGTGCCAATGATGGACATGCAG GCGAGGTATGCAGTTGCAGCCATTTCAGGAAAATTCAAGCTGCCATCAAAGGCAGACATGATCAGACATATGGATAACGATTATAAAGGAAAACAGAAAAATTCGTATAAACTAGCTCGTATTGCTACTCACACTTTGGGAGGCCATGAG GCCGTGTATTACAGTGAAATGAGTGAGGAGAGCGGTATAAAGGCCCTGCCGCCGGTGTTTTGCGCGATTCGCTACAGCACGATGGAAACGAAGAGCAATCTTTACACGTATAGAAACTATAATTACGAAATCGTCGACGATGAACATTTTATTAGGGTTTATGGCAACGGTACCACAGACGAAAGGAAGACCATTCATGACAGTAAAATATGCCAAAAAGTGATCAAAAACAAGAAAAAGGAAGAATCATCGTCAACGACCAAAGAGGACATCGTTAAAAATTTGACGGATAACTTCGTGAATAATAGtctaattaataatatcaaaaacaaTTCAACATTGAGTGGAtag
- the LOC143921552 gene encoding senecionine N-oxygenase-like isoform X1 codes for MISRNSSRIILMFSFVALSILSSHTVHPTHKGCRDRTRIAVIGAGVGGLASLHHITSELPGADVVAFDINSDIGGTWIYNDNVGVDEYGIPLMSSMYKNLRTNLPKNVMEFPDFPIPSYYKTFMKHEEFLTYLRSYGTHFELHKYIKFRHLVTLVKFEDEKWLVTYENLDTKHQTTEIFDYVFVANGHYSEFVIPEYKGLDVFKGTQEHSHNYRTPDRYRNRTVLVIGSGPSGMDISVDVAKVSKKLIISHHNSEPIKSPFPSHYEQRPDVKEFTENSVIFEDGTSEVIDDILYCTGYAYYCPFLDNSCGMKIQRIYMYPLYRHVVNVQHPSMFFIGVPQLCCAVPMMDMQARYAVAAISGKFKLPSKADMIRHMDNDYKGKQKNSYKLARIATHTLGGHEAVYYSEMSEESGIKALPPVFCAIRYSTMETKSNLYTYRNYNYEIVDDEHFIRVYGNGTTDERKTIHDSKICQKVIKNKKKEESSSTTKEDIVKNLTDNFVNNSLINNIKNNSTLSG; via the exons ATGATTTCTAGGAATAGTAGTCGAATCATATTGATGTTTTCTTTTGTGGCGTTATCTATTTTGTCATCGCATACTGTGCACCCAACCCATAAAG GTTGTAGAGATAGAACGCGAATTGCCGTGATTGGAGCTGGTGTCGGAGGTTTGGCCTCCTTGCACCACATCACTTCAGAACTTCCAGGAGCAGATGTGGTCGCCTTTGACATCAACTCGGACATTGGAGGCACATGGATATACAACGACAACGTTGGGGTGGACGAATATGGTATTCCTTTGATGTCCAGCATGTACAAAAACCTCAG AACAAATCTCCCCAAAAATGTCATGGAATTTCCAGACTTTCCAATACCCAGTTACTATAAAACATTCATGAAACACGAAGAATTTTTAACTTATTTGCGAAGTTACGGCACACATTTCGAACTTCATAAATATATCAAA tttaGACACCTGGTAACATTGGTGAAATTTGAAGACGAAAAATGGTTAGTAACTTACGAGAACTTGGATACCAAACACCAGACCACGGAAATTTTCGACTATGTATTCGTAGCCAACGGTCACTATAGTGAGTTCGTCATACCAGAATACAAAGGGTTGGATGTTTTCAAAG GAACCCAGGAGCACAGTCATAATTACAGAACTCCAGACCGTTACAGGAACAGAACTGTGCTTGTGATAGGATCTGGACCGTCAGGTATGGACATATCAGTAGACGTGGCCAAAGTAAGCAAAAAGCTTATTATCAGTCACCACAATTCAGAACCGATCAAAAGTCCGTTCCCATCACATTATGAACAAAGACCAGACGTGAAAGAGTTCACTGAAAACTCTGTCATCTTCGAAGATGGCACCAGCGAAGTTATCGATGACATTTTGTACTGTACAG GTTACGCTTATTATTGCCCATTCTTGGACAACAGTTGTGGTATGAAGATCCAGAGGATTTATATGTATCCATTGTACCGCCATGTTGTGAACGTGCAGCATCCTTCTATGTTCTTCATAGGTGTTCCTCAACTGTGTTGCGCCGTGCCAATGATGGACATGCAG GCGAGGTATGCAGTTGCAGCCATTTCAGGAAAATTCAAGCTGCCATCAAAGGCAGACATGATCAGACATATGGATAACGATTATAAAGGAAAACAGAAAAATTCGTATAAACTAGCTCGTATTGCTACTCACACTTTGGGAGGCCATGAG GCCGTGTATTACAGTGAAATGAGTGAGGAGAGCGGTATAAAGGCCCTGCCGCCGGTGTTTTGCGCGATTCGCTACAGCACGATGGAAACGAAGAGCAATCTTTACACGTATAGAAACTATAATTACGAAATCGTCGACGATGAACATTTTATTAGGGTTTATGGCAACGGTACCACAGACGAAAGGAAGACCATTCATGACAGTAAAATATGCCAAAAAGTGATCAAAAACAAGAAAAAGGAAGAATCATCGTCAACGACCAAAGAGGACATCGTTAAAAATTTGACGGATAACTTCGTGAATAATAGtctaattaataatatcaaaaacaaTTCAACATTGAGTGGAtag